CTTTCCTAAACTCTCGGAAGAAGATTTGATTTACACATGGAACTATATGCTAAAACATTTCCCTAAAGAAAGATTAGAGTTTATAAAAAACCTTAAAGCATCTGGAGAATACAAACTTATTTTGCTGAGTAACACCAACGAACTCCATATAGATTCTATTAAAGAAAGTATTTCTTTTTACGATGAATTTAAAAACTGTTTTGATGTTTTTTACTTGTCTCACGAAATAAATTTAAGAAAACCAAATACAGATATCTTTGAATTTGTTTTAAATGAAAATAAATTAAATGCCGACGAATGCTTGTTTATTGATGACAACCAAGATAACATTGAAACTGCAAAGACATTAAATTTTGCAACTTGGCATATCAATCCAGAGACCGAAGACGTTTGTACTTTATTTGAAACCAAAAGCCACTTATTTTAATTTGACTGAAAAAGACACTTATAAAACTATCACCAAAACCATAGAACCTGTTTTATTTAAAGATAAAAACAGTAAATTCTTTGGCTATACCTTTCCTGTTTTAAATGAAGATGATGTAAAACTTCAAATAGAAAAATTAAAAAAAGAGCATCATTCTGCTAGACACTGGTGTTACGCCTACCAACTAGGTACAGAAACCATAAGTTACCGCGCAAATGATGATGGTGAACCAAATAATAGTGCTGGTATGCCTATTTATGGACAAATCCAATCTTTTGATGTTACAAACATCTTAATTGTAGTTGTTCGC
The window above is part of the Algibacter sp. L3A6 genome. Proteins encoded here:
- a CDS encoding HAD family hydrolase — protein: MIRTLIFDFGNVFINLDIDGAAKYAFETLEIDSFSEEITAFNSFYEQGLISTEEFLDFYLENFPKLSEEDLIYTWNYMLKHFPKERLEFIKNLKASGEYKLILLSNTNELHIDSIKESISFYDEFKNCFDVFYLSHEINLRKPNTDIFEFVLNENKLNADECLFIDDNQDNIETAKTLNFATWHINPETEDVCTLFETKSHLF
- a CDS encoding IMPACT family protein gives rise to the protein MTEKDTYKTITKTIEPVLFKDKNSKFFGYTFPVLNEDDVKLQIEKLKKEHHSARHWCYAYQLGTETISYRANDDGEPNNSAGMPIYGQIQSFDVTNILIVVVRYFGGVKLGVGGLINAYKTTAQLALEASKIIEKTINIDYLITFDYKNMNKVMRVIKERNLNITNQKLELDCQIKISVRKKESEAVFEKFNHLFEIQIKQI